From one Pieris brassicae chromosome 5, ilPieBrab1.1, whole genome shotgun sequence genomic stretch:
- the LOC123709904 gene encoding protein Pixie, with the protein MSRKKATEETDKLTRIAIVNADRCKPKRCRQECKKSCPVVRMGKLCIEVTPNDKICTISEELCIGCGICVKKCPFDAITIINIPSNLEKHTTHRYSKNSFKLHRLPIPRPGEVLGLVGQNGIGKSTALKILAGKQKPNLGRYVDPPDWQEILSHFRGSELQNYFTKILEDDLKALIKPQYVDQIPKAVKGTVGALLDKKDERKNQKVICDMLDLSHIRDREIAALSGGELQRFACAMVCIQNGDIFMFDEPSSYLDVKQRLNAARTIRSLIHPDKFIIVVEHDLSVLDYLSDFICCLYGVPGAYGVVTMPFSVREGINIFLDGFVPTENMRFRTESLVFKVAESATEEEIKRMNHYEYPEMTKSMGDFHLSVTQGEFSDSEILVLLGENGTGKTTFIRMLAGNLEPDEGPNQLPQLHISYKPQKISPKSQGQVRNLLHDKIRDAYTHPQFITDVMKPMKIEEIMDQEVQNLSGGELQRVALVLCLGKPAEVYLIDEPSAYLDSEQRLVAAKVIKRFILHAKRTGFIVEHDFIMATYLADRVIVFEGVPSEHATANAPQSLLNGMNRFLELLGITFRRDPNNFRPRINKHSSVKDIEQKRAGQYFFLED; encoded by the exons ATGTCTCGAAAAAAAGCTACCGAAGAGACCGACAAACTTACTCGTATTGCTATTGTAAATGCTGATCGTTGTAAACCTAAAAGATGTAGACAAGAGTGTAAGAAAAGCTGTCCTGTCGTGCGTATGGGAAAGCTATGTATTGAAGTGACTCCTAATGATAAAATATGCACCATATCTGAAGAACTGTGCATAGGTTGTGGTATCTGTGTCAAG aaatgtCCCTTTGATGctattactataattaatattccatCAAATTTGGAGAAGCATACTACTCACCGTTACTCTAAGAACTCTTTCAAGTTACATCGACTTCCTATTCCTCGTCCTGGTGAAGTCCTGGGGCTTGTTGGTCAAAACGGTATTGGAAAGTCAACTGCTCTGAAGATCCTTGCTGGCAAACAAAAGCCAAATTTGGGTAGATATGTG GACCCCCCTGACTGGCAAGAGATCTTATCGCATTTCCGTGGATCTGAGTTACAAAATTACTTTACTAAGATCCTAGAAGATGATTTGAAGGCCCTCATTAAACCACAATATGTGGACCAAATCCCAAAGGCAGTAAAAGGAACTGTAGGAGCCTTATTGGATAAGAAAGATGAAAGGAAAAACCAGAAAGTAATATGTGACATGCTGG aTTTGTCACACATTCGTGACCGTGAAATTGCTGCTCTGTCGGGAGGGGAGCTTCAGAGATTTGCCTGTGCTATGGTGTGCATACAAAATGGGgacatttttatgtttgatGAGCCCTCCTCCTACTTGGACGTTAAGCAACGGTTGAATGCTGCCCGTACCATTCGATCTCTTATACATCCCGATAA atTTATCATAGTTGTGGAGCATGACTTGTCTGTGTTAGATTATCTGTCCGATTTTATCTGTTGTTTGTATGGAGTGCCTGGTGCTTATGGTGTAGTTACTATGCCATTTTCAGTTAGAGaag gtattaatattttcctgGATGGATTTGTGCCCACTGAAAACATGAGGTTCAGAACTGAATCTCTTGTATTTAAAGTTGCTGAGTCAGCTACAGAAGAAGAG ATCAAAAGAATGAATCATTATGAATACCCAGAAATGACAAAATCTATGGGGGATTTCCACCTAAGTGTTACACAAGGTGAATTCTCAGATTCCGAAATCTTAGTGCTACTTGGGGAGAATGGTACTGGAAAAACTACATTCATTAGAATGTTAGCTGGAAACCTAGAACCTGATGAAG GTCCAAATCAGTTACCACAATTGCACATAAGCTATAAACCGCAGAAGATTTCTCCTAAGTCACAGGGCCAAGTACGAAACCTGCTCCATGATAAAATACGAGATGCTTACACACATCCACAG TTCATAACTGATGTAATGAAACCAATGAAAATTGAAGAAATTATGGATCAAGAAGTCCAGAACCTCTCTGGTGGTGAGTTGCAGCGTGTTGCTCTGGTGTTGTGTCTTGGGAAACCTGCTGAAGTATACCTAATTGACGAACCATCTGCCTATCTAGACTCTGAGCAGCGTCTAGTCGCAGCTAAAGTTATTAAGAG ATTTATCCTACATGCTAAGCGTACTGGTTTCATAGTAGAACACGACTTTATTATGGCTACATATCTAGCAGACAGAGTCATAGTATTTGAGGGAGTACCTTCTGAGCATGCTACAGCCAACGCACCTCAATCATTATTAAATGGAATGAACAGATTCTTAGAACTACTTGGTATTACATTCAGAAGAGACCCTAATAACTTTAGACCAAGGATTAATAAACATTCTTCAGTTAAG GATATTGAACAAAAGCGAGCTGGTCAATATTTCTTCTTGGAAGACTAA
- the LOC123710224 gene encoding copper homeostasis protein CutC isoform X1, translated as MPKRCVFGCSPSDASLHSFPNPKRFHQQFNSWVNLTGDFGLTNEEIFKKKKVCDVHFTNRDRNRNNRLNALAIPSLHLNGFHGKLPYPSEMVSQEMELNTQLDAGSPEHNIITLSNIYQDKATTSCTIEDINVKSSISGKLEVCVDSLESAINAIDGGADELEICSSLMEGGLTPSPGLVNKVIEVFKFNGICSDAEDGHQTANQHVPKLNIMIRCRGGSDFCYNGMEIQTMLADIRYFKELQINRFVFGALTDNQELDIQNCSLIVLEASPIPVTFHRAFDLCNNPFEAMEKIIQLGFDRVLTSGQRITAIDNDAVKLIKELNEKFGTEIEIMPGSGVNLENVRKFIEIGCKIVHSSCKVKKNIVEVKRDLCMGCSSVYVTDKIIVKSMVEIINK; from the exons ATGCCTAAACGATGTGTGTTTGGTTGTTCACCTAGTG ATGCCAGCCTTCATTCATTTCCAAACCCTAAAAGATTCCATCAGCAATTTAATTCTTGGGTTAATCTTACTGGTGATTTTGGATTGACTAATGAAGAGAttttcaaaaagaaaaaagtttgTGATGTTCATTTCACCAACAGAGATCGTAATCGTAATAACCGATTAAATGCTTTAGCCATTCCATCTCTTCATTTGAATG GCTTTCATGGAAAACTTCCTTACCCTAGTGAAATGGTCAGTCAGGAAATGGAACTGAACACCCAATTAGACGcag GTTCTCctgaacataatattataacacttTCAAACATATACCAGGACAAAGCTACCACCAGCTGCACCATTGAAGACATCAATGTTAAGTCATCCATATCAg GAAAATTAGAAGTATGTGTTGACAGCCTAGAGTCTGCAATAAATGCAATAGATGGAGGAGCTGATGAATTAGAAATATGCAGTTCTTTGATGGAAGGTGGGCTCACCCCCTCTCCAGGGcttgtaaataaagttattgagGTGTTCAAATTTAATGGAATATGTAGTGATGCTGAAGATGGTCATCAAACAGCAAATCAGCAT gtaCCAAAATTAAACATCATGATTCGTTGTCGAGGTGGTTCTGACTTTTGTTACAATGGTATGGAGATACAGACAATGCTTGCAGATATcagatattttaaagaattgcaaataaatagatttgtCTTTGGTGCGCTAACAGACAATCAAGAATTAGACATACAAAATTGTTCTCTTATTGTATTAGAAGCTTCTCCAATCCCTGTAACTTTTCATAGAGCTTTTGATTTATGTAACAATCCTTTTGAAGCTatggaaaaaataatacagcTGGGTTTTGACAGGGTTCTGACGAGTGGCCAAAGAATTACAGCTATTGATAATGATGCAGTTAAACTGATCAAGGAACTGAATGAAAAATTTGGCACTGAAATAGAAATTATGCCAGGATCTGGTGTGAATTTAGAAAATGTTAggaaatttattgaaataggGTGCAAAATCGTGCATAGTTCTTGtaaagttaagaaaaatattgttgaagTTAAAAGAGATCTTTGTATGGGATGTAGCAGTGTATATGTGactgataaaataatagtgaAGTCTATGGTggagataattaataaataa
- the LOC123710224 gene encoding uncharacterized protein LOC123710224 isoform X3, protein MPKRCVFGCSPSDASLHSFPNPKRFHQQFNSWVNLTGDFGLTNEEIFKKKKVCDVHFTNRDRNRNNRLNALAIPSLHLNGFHGKLPYPSEMVSQEMELNTQLDAGSPEHNIITLSNIYQDKATTSCTIEDINVKSSISGKLEVCVDSLESAINAIDGGADELEICSSLMEGGLTPSPGLVNKVIEVFKFNGICSDAEDGHQTANQHVPKLNIMIRCRGGSDFCYNGF, encoded by the exons ATGCCTAAACGATGTGTGTTTGGTTGTTCACCTAGTG ATGCCAGCCTTCATTCATTTCCAAACCCTAAAAGATTCCATCAGCAATTTAATTCTTGGGTTAATCTTACTGGTGATTTTGGATTGACTAATGAAGAGAttttcaaaaagaaaaaagtttgTGATGTTCATTTCACCAACAGAGATCGTAATCGTAATAACCGATTAAATGCTTTAGCCATTCCATCTCTTCATTTGAATG GCTTTCATGGAAAACTTCCTTACCCTAGTGAAATGGTCAGTCAGGAAATGGAACTGAACACCCAATTAGACGcag GTTCTCctgaacataatattataacacttTCAAACATATACCAGGACAAAGCTACCACCAGCTGCACCATTGAAGACATCAATGTTAAGTCATCCATATCAg GAAAATTAGAAGTATGTGTTGACAGCCTAGAGTCTGCAATAAATGCAATAGATGGAGGAGCTGATGAATTAGAAATATGCAGTTCTTTGATGGAAGGTGGGCTCACCCCCTCTCCAGGGcttgtaaataaagttattgagGTGTTCAAATTTAATGGAATATGTAGTGATGCTGAAGATGGTCATCAAACAGCAAATCAGCAT gtaCCAAAATTAAACATCATGATTCGTTGTCGAGGTGGTTCTGACTTTTGTTACAATG GGTTCTGA
- the LOC123710224 gene encoding uncharacterized protein LOC123710224 isoform X4, whose amino-acid sequence MPKRCVFGCSPSDASLHSFPNPKRFHQQFNSWVNLTGDFGLTNEEIFKKKKVCDVHFTNRDRNRNNRLNALAIPSLHLNGFHGKLPYPSEMVSQEMELNTQLDAGSPEHNIITLSNIYQDKATTSCTIEDINVKSSISGKLEVCVDSLESAINAIDGGADELEICSSLMEGTKIKHHDSLSRWF is encoded by the exons ATGCCTAAACGATGTGTGTTTGGTTGTTCACCTAGTG ATGCCAGCCTTCATTCATTTCCAAACCCTAAAAGATTCCATCAGCAATTTAATTCTTGGGTTAATCTTACTGGTGATTTTGGATTGACTAATGAAGAGAttttcaaaaagaaaaaagtttgTGATGTTCATTTCACCAACAGAGATCGTAATCGTAATAACCGATTAAATGCTTTAGCCATTCCATCTCTTCATTTGAATG GCTTTCATGGAAAACTTCCTTACCCTAGTGAAATGGTCAGTCAGGAAATGGAACTGAACACCCAATTAGACGcag GTTCTCctgaacataatattataacacttTCAAACATATACCAGGACAAAGCTACCACCAGCTGCACCATTGAAGACATCAATGTTAAGTCATCCATATCAg GAAAATTAGAAGTATGTGTTGACAGCCTAGAGTCTGCAATAAATGCAATAGATGGAGGAGCTGATGAATTAGAAATATGCAGTTCTTTGATGGAAG gtaCCAAAATTAAACATCATGATTCGTTGTCGAGGTGGTTCTGA
- the LOC123710224 gene encoding copper homeostasis protein CutC isoform X2, which yields MQTDASLHSFPNPKRFHQQFNSWVNLTGDFGLTNEEIFKKKKVCDVHFTNRDRNRNNRLNALAIPSLHLNGFHGKLPYPSEMVSQEMELNTQLDAGSPEHNIITLSNIYQDKATTSCTIEDINVKSSISGKLEVCVDSLESAINAIDGGADELEICSSLMEGGLTPSPGLVNKVIEVFKFNGICSDAEDGHQTANQHVPKLNIMIRCRGGSDFCYNGMEIQTMLADIRYFKELQINRFVFGALTDNQELDIQNCSLIVLEASPIPVTFHRAFDLCNNPFEAMEKIIQLGFDRVLTSGQRITAIDNDAVKLIKELNEKFGTEIEIMPGSGVNLENVRKFIEIGCKIVHSSCKVKKNIVEVKRDLCMGCSSVYVTDKIIVKSMVEIINK from the exons ATGCAGACAG ATGCCAGCCTTCATTCATTTCCAAACCCTAAAAGATTCCATCAGCAATTTAATTCTTGGGTTAATCTTACTGGTGATTTTGGATTGACTAATGAAGAGAttttcaaaaagaaaaaagtttgTGATGTTCATTTCACCAACAGAGATCGTAATCGTAATAACCGATTAAATGCTTTAGCCATTCCATCTCTTCATTTGAATG GCTTTCATGGAAAACTTCCTTACCCTAGTGAAATGGTCAGTCAGGAAATGGAACTGAACACCCAATTAGACGcag GTTCTCctgaacataatattataacacttTCAAACATATACCAGGACAAAGCTACCACCAGCTGCACCATTGAAGACATCAATGTTAAGTCATCCATATCAg GAAAATTAGAAGTATGTGTTGACAGCCTAGAGTCTGCAATAAATGCAATAGATGGAGGAGCTGATGAATTAGAAATATGCAGTTCTTTGATGGAAGGTGGGCTCACCCCCTCTCCAGGGcttgtaaataaagttattgagGTGTTCAAATTTAATGGAATATGTAGTGATGCTGAAGATGGTCATCAAACAGCAAATCAGCAT gtaCCAAAATTAAACATCATGATTCGTTGTCGAGGTGGTTCTGACTTTTGTTACAATGGTATGGAGATACAGACAATGCTTGCAGATATcagatattttaaagaattgcaaataaatagatttgtCTTTGGTGCGCTAACAGACAATCAAGAATTAGACATACAAAATTGTTCTCTTATTGTATTAGAAGCTTCTCCAATCCCTGTAACTTTTCATAGAGCTTTTGATTTATGTAACAATCCTTTTGAAGCTatggaaaaaataatacagcTGGGTTTTGACAGGGTTCTGACGAGTGGCCAAAGAATTACAGCTATTGATAATGATGCAGTTAAACTGATCAAGGAACTGAATGAAAAATTTGGCACTGAAATAGAAATTATGCCAGGATCTGGTGTGAATTTAGAAAATGTTAggaaatttattgaaataggGTGCAAAATCGTGCATAGTTCTTGtaaagttaagaaaaatattgttgaagTTAAAAGAGATCTTTGTATGGGATGTAGCAGTGTATATGTGactgataaaataatagtgaAGTCTATGGTggagataattaataaataa
- the LOC123710209 gene encoding uncharacterized protein LOC123710209 codes for MEMKRHDKPGSLSPVKIRSEEGRAGRSEKELKLPPEKSLSDDRQRRLSRASESSKGTIDRQDSRSSLSPKVPRKYFTNWKQACDKTKDKTKELLKRWKTLPEGEAAQMSEPGHSEEEKHGWSVHVWTTWVNRCSEDLECLDLEEEQPLAQLSAVQNEKMTLFFTELLDHDRDDVICDQDFDTFFEKLAHFADWSPNSSEFHILLEVKREFIEHFLDPLPNKFAELPYYRRVCGPEAGGLPGRTTLEGWLARWALLLSEPNKFADLPLYLQYFCKILFHIIDRTGVGEITKDALASFYRSVIGLPAKRIEEIIDTAYDRMTSNSYLILDYGTFVHCYINWLMGKNPNGPGQWVLVPSKDSLPQPPFPVDYSALNTEPGKLEPYAPDKKTNRHSVIV; via the exons ATGGAGATGAAACGACACGATAAGCCGGGCAGCTTGTCGCCCGTGAAGATTAGGAGTGAGGAAGGGCGAGCTGGAAGGTCGGAGAAGGAGCTGAAGCTGCCGCCGGAGAAATCACTCAGTGATGATAGGCAACGACGCTTGTCACGGGCCAGCGAAAGTTCTAAGGGCACGATAGACAG ACAGGACTCCAGATCATCGCTAAGCCCAAAAGTTCCCCGCAAATACTTCACTAATTGGAAACAAGCTTGcgataaaacaaaagataaaacGAAAGAACTGCTGAAGCGTTGGAAGACGTTACCGGAAGGTGAAGCTGCACAGATGTCAGAGCCCGGTCACAGCGAGGAAGAAAAGCACGGATGGAGCGTGCACGTTTGGA CTACCTGGGTAAATCGTTGCAGTGAAGACCTGGAATGTCTGGATTTAGAGGAAGAACAGCCCTTAGCCCAGCTAAGCGCCGTACAAAATGAAAAGATGACACTTTTCTTTACTGAACTTCTGGACCATGACCGAGATGACGTTATCTGTGACCAAgattttgatacattttttgaG AAGCTGGCCCATTTTGCGGATTGGTCGCCCAACTCGTCGGAGTTTCACATACTCCTGGAAGTTAAGAGAGAATTCATCGAACATTTCCTGGACCCGTTGCCCAACAA ATTTGCAGAATTACCCTACTACAGACGCGTTTGTGGTCCCGAAGCTGGAGGCTTACCTGGACGAACTACACTTGAAGGCTGGCTGGCCAGATGGGCGCTTCTATTGAGTGAACCAAACAAGTTTGCGGATTTACCATTGTATTTGCAGTACTTCTGCAAGATTTTGTTCCACATTATTGATAGGACAG GTGTTGGAGAAATAACAAAGGATGCCCTTGCATCATTTTACCGGTCAGTGATTGGTTTACCAGCGAAAAGAATAGAAGAAATTATAGATACTGCTTACGACCGGATGACGAGT aATAGCTACCTAATCCTGGATTACGGCACATTCGTTCACTGTTACATAAATTGGCTCATGGGGAAGAATCCCAACGGTCCAGGACAGTGGGTGCTTGTCCCTTCGAAGGACTCCCTCCCACAGCCGCCTTTTCCCGTAGACTATAGCGCCTTAAACACAGAACCTGGCAAGTTAGAACCATATGCACcagataaaaaaactaatcgaCACTCTGTTATCGTTTAA